The following are encoded in a window of Fusarium oxysporum f. sp. lycopersici 4287 chromosome 5, whole genome shotgun sequence genomic DNA:
- a CDS encoding AUR protein kinase encodes MATRTIEARFERMSVNDENDPLGDGSKLYSKTKTMVSSTTSQSIHGASRPNLFKVALQSQSSNTNAAVMLPSQAAQRKVNNAPPSPTRKALPSSSRTSDEAQDERKSVTLPEQISVPKQFHLGMFEIGRPLGKGKFGRVYLARERTTGFICALKVLHKNELQAGRVEKQVRREIEIQSNLRHPNILQLYGHFHDSKRVFLILEFAGKGELYKHLRKESRFPEWKAAQYIAQMASALRYLHRKHVIHRDIKPENILVGIHGEIKISDFGWSVHAPNNRRKTMCGTLDYLPPEMIKPGTSDNFYNEKVDLWSLGVLTYEFLVGEAPFEDTPVMTQRRIARADMSIPSWVSPEATDLIKKLLVLDPEKRIPLEQIQQHPWIIKHCVKGERASNREKGQ; translated from the exons ATGGCTACCCGTACAATTGAGGCGCGCTTCGAGCGCATGTCCGTCAACGATGAGAATGATCCCCTTGGCGACGGCTCTAAGCTCTACAGCAAGACAAAG ACTATGGTCTCATCTACCACATCACAAAGTATACATGGAGCCTCTCGACCCAACCTCTTCAAAGTCGCCCTCCAGTCGCAAAGCAGCAATACCAACGCCGCTGTGATGCTGCCATCTCAGGCTGCTCAACGAAAAGTCAACAACGCGCCTCCATCTCCTACAAGAAAAGCACttccatcttcctcaaggACGTCggatgaagctcaagatgaaCGAAAATCAGTCACACTGCCAGAGCAAATCAGCGTCCCTAAGCAGTTCCACCTCGGCATGTTCGAGATTGGTCGGCCTCTAGGCAAGGGCAAGTTTGGACGAGTGTACCTTGCTCGAGAAAGAACAACTGGCTTCATCTGCGCCCTCAAGGTCCTCCACAAGAATGAATTGCAAGCAGGTCGCGTTGAGAAGCAGGTTCGCCGAGAGATCGAGATTCAAAGCAACCTGAGACACCCCAACATTCTTCAACTCTACGGCCACTTCCACGATAGCAAGCGAGTATTTTTGATTCTCGAATTCGCTGGCAAGGGTGAACTGTACAAACACCTCCGAAAAGAGAGCCGGTTCCCCGAGTGGAAGGCAGCCCAGTACATCGCCCAGATGGCATCGGCATTGCGATACCTGCATCGAAAGCATGTCATCCATCGGGacatcaagcctgagaacatCTTGGTTGGCATCCATGGTGAGATCAAAATCTCGGATTTCGGATGGAGTGTGCACGCTCCCAACAATCGAAGGAAGACCATGTGTGGTACTCTTGACTACCTCCCTCCTGAGATGATCAAGCCCGGTACCTCTGACAACTTTTACAACGAGAAGGTTGACCTGTGGAGTTTGGGCGTCCTGACGTATGAGTTCCTCGTGGGTGAAGCGCCCTTCGAGGATACGCCAGTGATGACTCAACGAAGGATTGCTCGTGCTGACATGTCGATTCCTTCATGGGTCAGTCCTGAGGCTACTGacctcatcaagaag
- a CDS encoding glycyl-tRNA synthetase gives MKPIRPVSLSPASLPTTVKKSFSTASPLSRQLCLSRSGPRFRFAACAKPPRTVVDSRTFATSRPLNAFQLQTSQKRKKDKMTSAATTLKGQPLDKAVLESILRRRMFYTPSFEIYGGVGGLFDYGPPGCALQAGVIDIWRKHFILEEDMLEVDCTVLTPHEVLKTSGHVDKFADWMCKDPKNGEILRADHFVEAILEARLNGDKEARGQKVEDKEEDPKKKKKKTKTEAVKLDDAVVKEYEEVLARIDNYGGPELGELIKKYDLRNPATGVQPAEPVSFNLMFQTSIGPSSNYPGYLRPETAQGQFLNFAKLLEFNQSQMPFASASIGKSYRNEISPRAGLLRVREFLMAEIEHFVDPEGGKKHHRFHEVEDVELVLLDRDTQLSGKTTTRTLKIGQAVKDGLVDNETLGYFLARIHLFLEKIGVDLTKLRFRQHMANEMAHYATDCWDAELFTSSGWIECVGCADRSAYDLSVHAKKTGAPLVVREQRETPLVIEEWQIDIERKKFGPQFKKDAKTVETALLATSQEQREKLAKELSDNGSITLEVAGVGDGKVQVNKDSIAIEFRKRVENTREFVPNVIEPSFGIGRILYSLMEHSFWTRGTEGGDEARGVLSFPPTVAPTKVLLVPLSSNAQFKPLLKQLSQRLRSAGISSRVDDSSASIGKRYSRNDELGTPLGITIDFQTVQDGTVTLRDRDSTNQVRAEQEKIIDAIKSLVNGSKTWSQIENELPKFEGQEVEVAQR, from the exons ATGAAGCCAATTCGTCCCGTATCACTATCTCCAGCCTCACTGCCAACAACAGTAAAGAAAAGCTTTTCAACAGCTTCCCCTTTATCAAGGCAACTTTGTCTGTCACGTTCTGGTCCCAGGTTCCGGTTTGCGGCCTGTGCAAAACCACCCCGCACTGTCGTAGACTCCCGCACTTTTGCGACCTCACGACCCCTCAACGCTTTTCAACTGCAAACGTCGCAAAAGCGCAAAAAGGACAAGATGACTTCCGCCGCGACGACTCTTAAGGGCCAGCCCCTCGACAAGGCTGTCCTCGAATCTATCCTCCGACGTCGCATGTTTTACACCCCCTCCTTCGAAATCTACGGCGGTGTTGGTGGTTTGTTCGACTATGGCCCTCCTGGCTGCGCACTGCAGGCCGGTGTCATTGACATCTGGCGCAAGCATTTCATCCTTGAGGAGGATATGCTTGAGGTTGACTGCACTGTTTTGACCCCTCACGAGGTTCTCAAGACCAGTGGCCATGTCGATAAGTTCGCCGACTGGATGTGCAAGGACCCCAAGAACGGCGAGATTCTTCGAGCCGACCACTTTGTCGAGGCCATCCTTGAGGCCCGACTAAACGGTGACAAGGAGGCCCGTGGCCAGAAGGTGGAGGACAAGGAGGAggaccccaagaagaagaagaaaaagacaaagactgAAGCCGTGAAACTCGATGACGCCGTCGTCAAGGAGTATGAGGAGGTTCTCGCCAGAATCGACAACTATGGTGGCCCagagcttggcgagctcatcaagaagtACGACCTCAGAAACCCTGCCACTGGTGTCCAGCCCGCGGAGCCTGTCTCCTTCAACCTCATGTTCCAGACCTCCATTGGTCCCAGCAGCAACTACCCTGGCTACCTCCGCCCCGAGACTGCCCAGGGCCAGTTCCTGAACTTTGCCAAGCTCCTCGAGTTCAACCAATCTCAGATGCCTTTCGCTTCTGCCTCTATTGGCAAGTCATACCGTAATGAGATCTCCCCTCGTGCCGGCCTTCTACGAGTGCGTGAGTTCCTTATGGCTGAGATTGAGCATTTCGTCGATCCTGAGGGTGGAAAGAAGCACCACCGATTccatgaggttgaagatgtcgagcttgttctccttgaccGTGATACACAGCTGAGTGGCAAGACTACGACCAGAACTCTCAAGATCGGTCAGGCTGTCAAGGATGGCCTTGTTGACAACGAGACTCTGGGCTACTTCCTTGCCCGAATCCACTTGTTTTTGGAAAAGATTGGCGTAGATCTGACCAAGCTGCGATTCCGCCAGCACATGGCCAACGAGATGGCTCATTATGCCACCGACTGCTGGGATGCTGAACTCTTCACCAGCTCTGGTTGGATCGAGTGTGTCGGCTGTGCTGACCGAAGTGCCTACGATTTGAGTGTCCACGCCAAAAAGACTGGCGCCCCTCTGGTTGTCCGCGAGCAGCGCGAGACTCCTCTTGTCATTGAGGAGTGGCAAATCGATAtcgagaggaagaagtttgGTCCccagttcaagaaggatgcCAAGACTGTCGAAACTGCTCTCTTGGCTACATCGCAAGAACAGCGAGAAAAGCTGGCCAAGGAGTTGAGCGACAACGGCAGCATCACTCTCGAAgtcgctggtgttggtgacGGTAAGGTCCAGGTTAACAAGGACTCCATTGCCATCGAGTTCCGCAAGAGGGTTGAGAACACTCGCGAGTTTGTGCCCAATGTTATCGAGCCCTCGTTCGGTATTGGCCGTATTCTCTACTCCTTGATGGAGCACAGCTTCTGGACTCGTGGCACCGAGGGTGGCGACGAAGCCCGTGGT GTTCTATCTTTCCCTCCCACTGTGGCCCCTACCAAGGTTTTGCTTGTTCCCCTCTCCTCCAACGCCCAGTTCAAGCCTCTCCTTAAGCAGCTGTCCCAACGTCTCCGCAGTGCCGGTATCTCCAGCCGTGTGGACGACTCTTCTGCCAGCATTGGTAAGCGATACAGCCGAAACGATGAACTCGGTACTCCTCTCGGCATCACCATCGATTTCCAGACAGTTCAAGACGGTACTGTTACCTTGCGAGATCGTGACAGCACCAACCAAGTCCGAGcggagcaggagaagatcatcgaTGCTATCAAGTCGCTTGTGAATGGCAGTAAGACTTGGTCTCAGATTGAGAATGAGCTCCCCAAGTTTGAGGGCcaggaggttgaggttgctCAACGATAG
- a CDS encoding STE/STE20/PAKA protein kinase (At least one base has a quality score < 10), producing the protein MANMAISPIRSTATSTYTGSTISLPIARQQSNNTDGLGGVAVKKEGWASVKESKNFIQPWKQKYLILRKESLDFHKTEGGKVSYTLYLRDVVNVGRVEAAGTIFEIKRKPDGSSNSPGDDDGQTKTLQIKVKSDDDLYEWIDFIYGACPGMGGVSNPTNFSHAVHVGFDPKTGEFVGLPPEWSKLLNSSAITKEDYERNPQAVFEVLDFYTDLAKRAENPNQYPSLTPTPPAQSQANKQLGYGSGASVAPPRPAPPAASQRPGYNPSPVQPNPNAPRRPARPDERPAQQDQQQQYQQRQQMQQMSPNYVSQDALREEQRKKQLEAQRQREREIEEQNRRDLEAYNASLPKTKVPLAQQEIGGGYSSSPSPQPNRYNPTRAAPPAPKASQQQSNLQAQRPAPSPPTTSQRPPLASQPSSSTLRDPTQAQRTPRADNAAPRYANGNQASQPRQPQQQTQASRLPAPVKPLNVAPKPSQSQQQADGVKAAEAALTAKPSPSERKQDVRMSTMSENEVMAKLKEAVSKDDPNISYSKQKKIGQGASGSVYVAKIKETAVGIARDILRAQGPRAQVAIKQMDLAHQPRKELIVNEIMVMKDSRHRNIVNFLDAFLRNNNAELWVVMEFMEGGALTDVIDNNPSISEEQISTICHETCRGLQHLHSQNIIHRDIKSDNVLLDARGNVKITDFGFCAKLTETKSKRATMVGTPYWMAPEVVKQKEYGPKVDIWSLGIMAIEMIESEPPYLNEEPLKALYLIATNGTPRLKKPEKLSKELKAFLSVCLCVDVKSRASADELLAHDFLRHGCPLASLADLLAFKKHAK; encoded by the exons ATGGCCAACATGGCTATTTCCCCCATCCGAAGTACTGCAACCTCGACGTACACCGGCTCAACCATCTCGCTTCCGATCGCCCGCCAACAGTCCAACAATACCGATGGTCTGGGTGGAGTCgctgtcaagaaggagggtTGGGCGTCGGTCAAGGAGAGCAAGAATTTTATTCAACCCTGGAAGCAGAAGTACCTAATTCTCCGCAAAGAGTCGCTCGATTTTCACAAGACCGAGGGTGGTAAGGTTTCGTACACACTTTACCTGAGGGATGTAGTCAACGTCGGACGAGTCGAAGCCGCCGGTACCATCTTCGAGATCAAGCGCAAACCAGATGGTTCGTCTAACAGCCCCGGCGACGACGACGGTCAAACCAAAACCCTACAAATCAAGGTAAAGAGTGACGATGACTTATATGAGTGGATCGACTTTATCTACGGCGCTTGCCCAGGCATGGGCGGAGTCAGCAACCCTACTAACTTTTCTCACGCCGTGCATGTTGGTTTTGATCCAAAGACTGGTGAATTCGTCGGTTTGCCACCAGAGTGGTCGAAGCTCCTTAACTCATCAGCCATCACTAAAGAAGATTATGAGCGCAACCCTCAAGCAGTCTTTGAGGTTTTGGACTTTTACACCGATTTAGCCAAAAGGGCTGAGAATCCCAATCAATATCCCAGCTTGACGCCAACTCCTCCTGCCCAGAGCCAGGCCAACAAACAGCTGGGATATGGCAGTGGTGCTTCTGTGGCACCTCCTCGACCTGCGCCGCCAGCCGCTTCTCAGCGCCCAGGTTACAACCCTTCTCCTGTCCAACCCAATCCCAATGCTCCCCGTCGCCCTGCCCGCCCTGATGAGCGCCCTGCTCAGCAGgatcagcagcaacagtACCAGCAGCGCCAGCAGATGCAACAGATGTCCCCTAATTACGTCTCTCAGGATGCCCTGAGAGAGGAGCAGCGTAAGAAGCAGCTGGAGGCTCAGAGACAGCGGGAGCGCGAAATTGAGGAGCAGAACAGACGCGACCTTGAAGCCTACAACGCTTCTCTTCCCAAAACCAAGGTTCCGCTTGCCCAGCAGGAAATTGGTGGTGGTTATAGCTCATCACCTTCTCCCCAGCCCAACCGCTACAATCCAACCCGAGCAGCCCCACCTGCGCCAAAGGCTTCGCAACAGCAGAGCAACCTCCAGGCGCAGCGGCCTGCTCCTTCACCTCCTACCACTTCTCAGCGACCGCCTCTAGCCTCTCAGCCTAGCTCCAGTACTCTAAGGGATCCTACTCAGGCGCAGCGAACTCCTCGCGCCGACAACGCCGCACCTCGTTATGCCAATGGAAATCAGGCTTCGCAGCCTCGACAGCCGCAGCAACAGACTCAAGCATCGCGCTTACCAGCTCCCGTCAAGCCTCTGAATGTTGCACCCAAGCCCAGTCAATCCCAGCAGCAGGCTGATGGCGTTAAGGCCGCCGAAGCTGCTCTAACTGCCAAGCCATCGCCTTCGGAGCGTAAACAGGATGTCAGAATGTCTACTATGTCCGAGAATGAGGTTATGGCCAAGCTTAAGGAAGCCGTTTCGAAGGACGACCCGAACATCTCCTATtccaagcagaagaagatcggACAGGGTGCATCAGGGTCTGTCTACGTTGCTAAGATTAAGGAGACAGCTGTGGGCATTGCCCGCGATATTCTGCGTGCCCAGGGCCCTCGGGCCCAGGTTGCCATCAAACAAATGGATCTCGCTCACCAACCTAGGAAGGAGCTCATCGTGAACGAAATCATGGTTATGAAAGACAGCCGGCACCGCAACATTGTTAACTTCTTGGATGCTTTCCTGCGCAATAACAACGCAGAGCTCTGGGTTGTTATGGAATTCATGGAGGGAGGTGCTCTCACTGACGTGATTGACAAcaatccatccatctccGAGGAGCAAATCTCGACTATTTGCCACGAG ACTTGCCGCGGATTGCAGCACTTGCATTCGCAGAATATTATTCACCGTGATATCAAGAGTGACAATGTTCTACTCGACGCTCGTGGAAACGTGAAAATCA CCGATTTTGGTTTCTGCGCCAAGCTTACGGAGACAAAGTCAAAGCGAGCCACCATGGTGGGAACCCCCTATTGGATGGCCCCCGAGGTTGTCAAGCAGAAGGAATACGGTCCCAAGGTCGATATCTGGTCTTTGGGTATTATGGCGATTGAGATGATAGAGTCCGAGCCGCCATATCTTAACGAGGAACCTCTCAAGGCTCTCTACCTAATCGCAACAAATGGAACTCCTCGGCTCAAGAAGCCTGAGAAACTGAGCAAAGAACTGAAGGCATTCTTGTCTGTCTGCCTGTGCGTGGACGTTAAGAGCCGTGCCTCTGCTGATGAGCTCCTGGCTCATGACTTTTTGCGTCACGGTTGCCCATTGGCTAGCTTGGCAGATCTTCTTGCTTTCAAGAAGCACGCCAAATAA